DNA from Acidobacteriota bacterium:
AGCCGAGGTCGAGGACCCGCAGGGGACGGTTCGTCGGTTGAGCCGTGGTCTGGACGACCCGCCGCCAGCCCGGCCAGCCGCCGGCGTGCCGGGTGCGGTCGAAGTCGGCCGCGTGCCGCCTGTAGAAGTCGCGGTTGATCCGGCGGAGGGCGGCTTGGGTTGGCGTGTTCATGGGAAGGGAGGATGGCTGTATCGCCTTGCCGCTTCGGGGCGTCGGCCCGGATGCCGGCGGGACGCCGGCGCACCCAGTGGGTTATCCCGAACCCAGGCTGAGCCCGCCGTCGACTGCGAGCAGGGCTCCCGTGATCCAGTCGTTCGCCGGGTCGCAGAGGAAGACGACAGCACGCGCGACATCATCCGGCTCGCCGACGCGGCCCAGCGGCACCTCGTTGCCGAAGCCTTCGAGGAAGGCGGCGGCCTCGCCGGGCGGCATGATCGTCTCGAAGATCGGGGTGCGGACAACCCCGGGAAGCACGGCGTTGACCCTGATCCGGTCGGCCGCGAGTTCGGCGGCGAGGTTGCGGGTCAACGCGTCGACGCCGGCCTTCGCGGCCGTATAGACGGAGCAGTCGGCAAGCGGCAATTGGGTCAGCGATGACGAGATGTTGATGATCGCGCCGCCGCCACCGCTTGCACGGAGGTGGGGGATCCCGGCCCGGGTCACGAACAGCACACCCTTCAGGTCGATGTCGACGACCAGGTCGACGGGGTCAGGCTTAGCCACGTCCTTGTCGGCGAGCGGCCCGGCGCGGTAGACGCCTGCGCAGTTGACCAGGATGTCGAGCCCGCCGAGTTCGCGAACCGCTTCGTCCACCAGTCGTCGGGCGCCGTCGGCGCTGGAGATGTCCCCGGCGACGGCGACAGAAGTGAGACCGAGCGCCCGCAGGTCGGCGGCGGCCGCCTCGACGACGTCGTGCCGTCGTCCGCCGAGGGCGACCATTGCTCCGCCCCAGGCGAGACCTCGTGCGATCGCCAGGCCGATGCCGCTGCCGCCGCCGGTAACGAGGGCCGTGCGCCCCCCGAACGTCGGCGCGGCTCCTGTTCCGGTTGCCGTTGTCGTCATCGGTTCGTCGCCTGCAAGTGGCCGGCCCTGCCGTAGTAGGTTCCCGTCATGGCGGCGACAATAGCCCCGAAGCGCTACTCGTTCGAGCCTGAGGAGCACGCGGCGGAGCTCGGCGCGATCATCGGCGCCATCGAGAAGGCACCCCGGTTCGAGGCTGGCGACCTCGAGAACCTGCTGCGCCGCTACCCGAAGGACGGCAGGGGCTTCTTCTCGAAGAGCGAGTTGATCCGCGGGTACCGGGCGCTTCGTCCTGGGACCAACGAACGGATGTTCGTTGATCGCGTGCGGATGAAGCCCGTCCGCACGCGTAGCGGGGTCGCACCCGTGACGGTGTTGACCAAGCCGTACCCCTGCCCGGGTCGCTGCATCTTCTGTCCGAGCGACGTGCGGATGCCGAAGAGCTACCTGTCGTCCGAGCCCGGAGCGCAGCGGGCCGCGGAGCACCAGTTCGACCCCTTCCGGCAGACCCTGTCTCGCCTGCGTTCGTTCCACCATACGGGCCATGCCGTGGACAAGGTCGAGCTGATCGTGCTCGGCGGCACCTGGTCGAGCTACCCGGAGGGGTACCGGATCTGGTTCGTGCTGCGCTGTTTCGAGGCGATGAACCGCTTCTCCGAATCGCTCGGACCCGCGGCGGCGGATCCGCTCGCGCGTTTCGAACCCGAAGTCGACTTCCGGGAGCTCGAAGAAACCGTGCAAGGTGCGAATGCCCGCGCCCGCACCTACAACCAGGTCGTCTCCGGGTGGACTGCGGCACATCGTGGTGCCGAGCCGCAGGCCCGCAGGCAGGTCGCGGATTGGGCCGAACTCGAAGCGGTGCAGCAGGAGAACGAGACGGCGGCCGCTCGCTGCGTGGGTCTGTCGCTCGAAACCCGTCCCGACTGCCTCGACCGGGGCGAGGCGCTCTTCATGCGCCGGTTGGGTGCAACCAAGGTGCAGATCGGCGTCCAGAGCATGGACGACGACGTTCTGGCTCTGAACGCGCGGGGCCACGATGTGGACCGAAGCCGGCGGGCGGTGCGCCTACTGCGCCGGATGGGGTTCAAGATCCAGGCGCACTGGATGCCGAACCTCTACGGCTCGACGCCGGCGAAGGACTGCGAGGATTTCGATCGCCTGTTCTCTGACCCGGACGTGAGACCGGACGAGCTCAAGGTCTACCCCTGCTCCCTGATCGAGAGCGCCGAGCTGATGGCGTATCACCGTCGTGGCGACTGGCGGCCCTACGATCGCGATGAACTGCTCGACGTACTCGTCCACAGCCTGGGCGCGACTCCGCGCTACTGCCGGCTCACGCGGGTGATCCGGGACATCCCGGGGACCGACATCGTCACCGGAAACAGAACGACGAACATGCGCCAGGTGGCCGAAGCCGAGGCGGGCGGGCGCCGCGTCGTCTGTCGGGATATCCGGGCCCGCGAGGTCGGCGGACGGCGGGTCGATCCGGGCGAGCTCCGCTTGCGGAGGACGGACTACGAGGCGGCTTCTGGCCGAGAGGTCTTTCTCGAGTTCGTGACGGACGAGGACCGGATCGCGGGGTTCCTGCGGCTTCGCCTGCCCGGGTCGGCCGGCATGGACGCAACCTCGCTCCCGGAGCTGGCAGGCAGGGCGATCATCCGCGAAGTTCACGTCTACGGAGCGGTCGTCGGCCTGGGCGCGCGGGAGAAGGGCCGGTCGCAGCACGCTGGTCTCGGCCGGCGTCTGATCGCCGAGGCCCTGGGCATCGCGGCCGGCGCCGACTTCGAGCAGGTGGCCGTCATCTCCTCGGTCGGCACCCGTGAGTACTACCGCCGGCTCGGCTTCGAGGGCGGGGAGCTGTACCAGCACCGGTCGGCGCGGGAGTCGCTGGAGGCGTCCTCGTGAGCGCTCTGACCACCGACCTCTACCAGTTGACGATGGCCCAGGGCTACTGGCAGCACGGCCGTCACCTGGACCGGGCCAGCTTCTACATGTCGATGCGACGGACCCCGTTCGGAGGTGGCTTCGCCATCGCGGCGGGCCTGGAGCAGATCGTGTCCTTTCTCGACGGGCTGCGCTTCGAGCCAGAGGACATCGACTACCTGCGGAGTCTCAAGGGCGGTGACAGCAGGCCGCTGTTTGCCTCCGAGTTCCTCGACGCCCTGCCGGCGCTCGACCTGTCCGTCTCGCTCGCCGCGGTGCCGGAGGGCACCGCGGTCTTCGCGCGTGAGCCGCTGCTGCGGGTGGAGGCGCCCCTGCTGGTCGGCCAACTGATCGAGACGCCGATCCTCAACATCATCAACTTCCAGACCCTGGTGGCGACCAAGGCGGCGCGGCTCTGCCACATCGCTGCTCCCGGTCAGCCGGTGCTGGAGTTCGGTCTGCGGCGGGCGCAGGGCTTCGACGGCGCGCTCAGCGCCTGCCGTGCCGCCTACGTCGGCGGCTGCACCGCGACCTCGAACGTGCAGGCGGGCCAGCGCTTCGGCATTCCGGTGCGCGGCACCCATGCCCACAGTTGGGTGCAGGCGTTCGACTCGGAGCCCGAGGCCTTCGGCGCCTTCGCCGAGACGATGCCGAACAACTGCGTGCTGCTCGTCGACACCTACGATGTCGACCGGGGAATCGAGAACGCGATCGCGATCGGACGGGAACTCGAACGGCGGGGCCAGCGGCTGCTCGGCATCCGTCTCGATTCGGGCGACCTGCTGCAGCAGAGCCGCAGCGCGCGCCGCCGACTGAACGAGGCGGGGCTCGAGGACGTGGCGATCGTGGTCAGCGACAACCTGGACGAGAAGCGGATCATGGAGTTGCGGCAAGCCGGGGCCGCGATCGACACCTGGGGGGTCGGCACATCCCTGGTCACGGCTGCCGGGGGCGGCGCGCTGGGGGGCGTGTACAAGCTGTCGGCGATCCGGCGCGCCGGCGAAGAGCGATGGCGGCCGGTGTTCAAGCTCGGCGCCGGCGTCGGCAAGGCTTCCCTGCCGGGCCGGTTGCAGGTGCGCCGGTACCGCGCTCCCGGCGGTGTGCTGGAGCGCGACGTGATCTACACGGGGGACGCCAGGACCGAACCGGGTACGGAGCCCGCTCCGGCCGGCGGCCGCGACCTGCTGACGCCGGTCCTCGACCGGGGGCGGCTGCTGAATCCGCTGCCCACGCTCGAGGCCTGCCGCGAGGTCGTCGGCCGGGAAGTGGCTGGCTTGCCCGTCGGTCTGCTCGACCTCGACTGCCAGGCACAGCCGCCGGTGGAGGTCGCGCCGGAGCTGCTTGAGCTGTGTGACGAACTGGCCGCGGAGCATCGGGTTTCCGAGCGTTCGGAATGAGATGAGGGCGCCTCCTCCGGGGCCGAAGTGTCTTGCGCTTGAGGCATTTGCCGGCCAGTCGTTCATAATCCCGCATGGCCGCTTCGGATACTGGCGGTGCGGTGCGCCGCTTCGACGACCTGTACGAGCACGGCTTCGCGCGTGTGGCCGTGTGCCTGCCGCGGGTGGAGATCGGCGATCCGGCGGCGAACCTGGAGCGCACGCTCGCCCTGGCGCGTCGCGCGGACGAGTTCGATGCCGTGGCGGCGGTCTTCCCCGAACTGAACCTGAGCGGCTATTCCCTGGACGACCTGTTTCACCAGTCGGCGGTGCTGGACGGCTCGAAGGCGGCGCTCCTCGAACTGGCGGAAGCGTCACGGGACTTCCGGACCGCACTGATCGTCGGACTGCCGCTGCTTGTCGACGGCGCCGTCTTCAACGTCGCGGCGGTCGTGTGCACGGGGAGGATCGCCGGGATCGTGCCGAAGACCTACCTGCCGAACTACCGCGAGTACTACGAGAAGCGCTACTTCGCGGCCGCCGAATCGCGCCGCTCCGAGGTCGTCTCCCTGGGCGGCGAAGACGCGCCTTTCGGCGAAGACCTCCTGTTCGACGTGGGCCCCGTACCCGGTTTCCGCTTCCACGTCGAGATCTGCGAGGACCTGTGGTCGCCGCTACCGCCGAGCACGCACGGCGCGCTGGCCGGGGCGTCGGTGCTGTTCAATCTGTCGGCGAGCAACGTGACGATCGGCAAGGCCGACTACCGGCGGCTGCTGTGCGCGTCGCAGTCCGGACGGTCGGTGGCGGCCTACGTCTACGCCGGCGCCGGCGCCGGCGAGTCGACCACCGACCTGGCCTGGGACAGCCATGGCCTGATCTACGAGAACGGGGAGCGGCTGGCGGAGTCGGAGCGCTTCAGCCAGGAGGCGCAGCTCGTGCGTGCCGACATCGATCTCGAGCGTCTGGCGCAGGAACGTCTGCGGATGTCGACGTTCCGGGACGCGGCGCGCCGGGAGTCGGCTGCCGGGCGGTTCCGCCGGGTCGGCGTCGCGGTGGAGCGTCCGGCCGCCGCGGTGGCACTCGAGCGGGAGATCCCGCGCTTTCCGTACGTACCGGCGGACAGCGGTGAGCGGGACGAGCGCTGCGCCGAGGCGTTCGACATCCAGGTCGCGGGCCTGGTCCAGCGCCTGCGCGCGACCGGCATCGAGAAGGTCGTGATCGGCGTCTCGGGCGGGCTCGATTCCAGCCACGCGCTGATCGTCTGCGTGCGCGCCGTTGACAGACTCGGTCTGCCGCGGGCGAACATCCTCGCCTACACGCTGCCCGGCTTCGGCACGTCCTCACGTACCTACGAGAACGCGAAGCGTTTGATGGCGGCGCTCGGCGTCACCGCGTCGGAGATCGACATCCGGCCGGCCAGCGAGCGGATGCTGGAATCGATCGATCACCCCTACAGCCGGGGCGAGCGAGGTGCTTTGGTCTACGACGCCACTTTCGAGAACGTCCAGGCCGGTGAACGCACGTCTCATCTGTTCCGGCTGGCCAATCTGAACCGGGGCCTCGTCATCGGTACGGGGGATCTCTCCGAGCTGGCGCTGGGCTGGTGTACGTACGGCGTCGGCGACCAGATGGCCCACTACAGCGTGAACTCGTCGGTGCCCAAGACCCTGATCCAGCACCTGATCCGTTGGGAGGTCGAGCGCGGCGAGTTCGGCGCCGAGGCCAGTGAGACCCTGCAGTCGATCGTCGCCACGGAGATTTCACCGGAGCTGGTGCCGGCGGCGGAGGGACCGGAGGCGGACAACAAAGATGATCGTGCCGATCATCCGCTTGAAGGGGAGCCCGCCCAGTCGACCGAGGCGGTCATCGGTCCCTTCGAGCTCCAGGACTTCCACCTCTACTACCTGAGCCGGTACGGCTACCGGCCGAGCCGCGTCGCCTTTCTCGCTCACCACGCCTGGGGCGACCGGAAGCGCGGCGCCTGGCTCGACACGATGCCCGAGAGCGACCGGCGCGAGTACACGCTCGCCGAGATCAGGCACTGGCTCGAGGTGTTCCTGGTGCGGTTCTTCGGCACCAGCCAGTTCAAGCGGTCGGCGTTGCCTAACGGACCCAAGGTGGGGTCGGGCGGGTCGTTGTCGCCGCGAGGGGACTGGCGGGCGCCTTCGGACGGCGGACCGGCGGTGTGGGTCGAGGAACTGCGGCGAAACATCCCGTGAAGGTGCCGGCCGTTGGCCGGCGCGCTCATCGGCCGCCTGGGGCGGCAGCCGGCGAGGACGCCGGCGCGCCCAGTGTTTTCATCCCCAGTCCGAGGCGTCGTCCCCGGAACTCGCGATGTGGACGCCGGCTTCCTGCCAGCCCTGCAACGCCGCTTCGACCTCGGGCGTGAAGTCGGCGAGAAACTCGCCTGGGTGGGCCTCATCGGGCACGGTGACCGCGGACATGCAGTCGGCCAGCACGTGCAGCCGGCTGGCGGGCAAGTATCGGGACCGCATCTCGGCCAGCAGATCGTCGACCGTGTAGCGGACGCAGTGGCTCGCGGCCTGACCGGCGACGATCACGGCGTCGGCGCCGAGCAGCCAGTCGATCAGCGCCTGATTGCGGCGATCGAGTTCCTCACCATCGTGTCGGACCAGCACTTCGGGCGCGAGCACGGAGTAGTACTCGGTGAGAGGGTTCGTGCCCTTGATCAGGATCGGCGTCTCGGCGCCGCGCGCGTAGCCGAAGAACAGTCGCGCTTCCTGCACGGCGCCGACCAGGCCGTGGCCCTCGCTGCCGAGGAAGCAGTGCGGCGGCCACAGGTAGAGGCGGTACTTCCCGGTCGCCTCGAGTCGGCGGCAGTAGTCCAGGGTCTGGCGCCTCAGCCACTCCGCGGTGCCGTCCCCGAACCAGCCAGCCAGAGCAGGATTGGGCACCGCCGAGCCGGCTTCGACCTCCGATGCCAGTACTTCGCGGTAGCCGTCGAGCTGCCTGCCCGAGCCGTCGACCCAGAACGAAGAGAAGAAGATCTGCTGCGGTGTGTGGCTGTCGAGGCTGGAGGCGATCTCGGTCAAGTTGCCGAGGTTGCGGTAAATGAAGCGGACGACGCGGTCGGTGTCCTCGATCGCGCCGCGGCCCGAACGGCCGCCGACGTAGAGCGCGCCCTCGCGCAGGCAGAAGTCCCGCTGCTCGTCGACCAGCAGGAGGACGCGGCGGGCTTCGTCGCCCGTCGCGGGAGTGAGGTTGTGGCGGCTACGCCATTCGGCGGCCGCGATCGCGACCTGGTTCGGGTCGGGGTTGTATGACCATTCGCCGCTGCGGTAGGGATCGCTGTTCGGACCGGTGCCGGCTGGCAAGGGTAGAAGCGCCATGTCGGGTGGAACGCTAGCAAGGGACTGCTGCTACTCTCGCGCCCTTCCATCAAACGGCCATGAAGCGGCCCCGCAAGCGAACAGGAGCAGGCAAGTGAGCTACGAGTTTCTCCAGGTCGAGAAGAACGATCACGTCTGGGAAGTGACCCTCAACCGGCCGGAACGCATGAACGCGATCCACCCGCCGACGAGCCAGGAGCTCGACTCGGTGTTCAACGACTTCGCGGCCGACGACGACGCCTGGGTGGCGATCCTCACCGGCGCCGGCGACCGCGCGTTCTCGGCCGGTAACGACCTGAAGTACCAGGCCGAGCACGGCAGCAAGGTCGTGCGGGCCGGGATGAAGGGCGTGCGCGGCGGTTTCGGCGGCATCACGGCCCGCTTCGACCTGCACAAGCCGATGATCGCGGCCGTCAACGGCTTCGCCCTCGGCGGCGGCTTCGAGCTGGTGCTCGCCTGCGACATCATCATCGCCTCCGAGAAGGCGACCTTCGGCCTGCCCGAGCCCCGGGTCGGCCTGATGGCCGGCGCGCTGGGCGTTCACCGGCTGCCGCGGCAGATTCCCTACCACCAGGCGATGGGCATGCTGCTGACAGGCCGCCACATCACGCCCCAGGAGGCGAAGGAACTCGGAATCGTCAACGAGGTCTGTGCCCACGAGGAGCTGCTCGACAGGGCCCGGGCCTGGGCGGCGCAGATCCTGGAGTGCGCGCCGCTGTCGGTGCGCGCCAGCAAGGAAGCGGCGAACAAGGGCCTCGGCATGGCGCTCGAGCAGGCGGCGGGTTCGATCTTCCCGTGGACGGCGCAGATGAACCAGTCGGAGGACCTGGTCGAGGGTCCGAAGGCGTTTGCCGAGAAGCGGCCGCCGAACTGGAAGGGCCGGTAGGTCGCCAGGGCGCCCGGTCCGTGGAGATCGAAAGCAAGGTCGCCGTCGTTACCGGCTCGTCCTCCGGGGTCGGCGAGGCGACCGCCGAACTGCTGGCGAGCCTGGGCGCGTCGGTGGTCGTCAACTACTACAGCGGCGCCGAAGCCGCGGAGCGGATCGTCGGCAGCATTCAGGAGGGTGGCGGTAAGGCGATCGCGGTTCAGGCCGACATGCGCAAGGACGCCGACTGCCGCGGGCTCATGGAATCCGCGGTGGATGCCTTCGGCGCGCTCCACATCCTCGTCAACAACGCGGGGATGACTCACTTCATCGCCCACGACGACCTCGAAGGCGTCACCGACGAGGTCTGGGACGACATCCTCGGCGCCAACCTGCGTGGCGTGTTCAACTGCACGCGCGCGGCCGCGCCGCACATGAAGGCGGCGGGCGAGGGGGCGGTGGTCAACGTCGCCTCGATCGCCGGAATCGGCGGCGGCGGCAGCAGCATCCCCTATGCGGCGTCGAAGGCCGCGGTCATCGTGATGACGAAGTCGCTGGCGCGTGTGCTCGGCCCGGAGATCCGGGTCAACACGATCGCCCCCGGCTTCATCGAGGGGCGCTGGCTGCGCGGCGGGCTCGGCGACGAGAACTACGACAAGGCCCAGCAGCATGTGAGCGCGGGGTCGCCGCTCAGGGGCGTGGCGACTCCCGAGACCTGCGCCGACGCGATCCTCGCCCTGATCGAGCGCAACGTGTTCGTCACCGGCCATACGGTGACGGTCGACGGCGGCTGGAGCCTCTAGACCCGGGAGGCTCCACACTGGGTGCGCCGGCGTCCCCGCCGGCATCCGGCGCGAAACGCCGGCTTCCGGACTTCTCCCGGGCTAGTCGACTCGCAGCGTTTCCCGCTGCACCGTCAGCGCCTCGATCCGGTCGCGGTCGACTTCGACGCCCAGGCCGGGGCGGTCCGGCACGTCGACCCAGCCGTCGCCGTCCATCGTCCACTCCGGCGACACGATGTCGCGCGCCCAGTAGCGGTTGCTGGGGCTCACGTCGCCCGGGATCGTGAAGTTCGGCAGCGAGGCCAGGGCGACGTTGTAGGCGCGGCCGATGCCGCTCTCCAGCATGCCGCCGCACCAGACCGGAATGTCGTTTGACTCGCAGAGGTCGTGGATGGCCTTCGAGGCCGTGAACCCGGCGACGCGGCCCGGCTTGATGTTGATGATCCGGCCGGCTCGGAGCCGGATCATGTCCTCGGCGCGGGCGATGTTCGTGATCGACTCGTCGAGGCAGATCGGGGTCCGCATGCGTCTCTGGAGCTCGGCGTGGCGGGCGACGTCGTCCCAGGCCAGGGGCTGTTCGACCATCACCAGGTCGAGATCGTCGAGCTGGACGAGGTGGTCCGCGTCGGCGAGCGTGTAGGCGTTGTTCGCGTCGGCCATCAGCGGCGCGTCCGGGCCGAGACGCTCGCGGACGGCGTGCAGGTAGTCGAGATCCTGGCCGGGCTTGATCTTCAGCTTGATCTTCCGGTAGCCCTCGCCCAGCGCCTTCTCGGCCTTGTCGGTGAGTTCAGCGGGCGAGCTCTGGATGCCGATCGAGATGCCGGTGCCGATTCGCTGCCGGGTGCCGCCGAGCCGCGACGACAGACTCTGGCCCGCCTTCGTTGCCGCAAGGGCCCAGGCCCCCATCTCGATCGCGGCCTGGGCCATCTCGTGGCCGCGGAGATCCTCGGACAGGGCGGCCGAGACTTCCTGAGGCGTCTCGAAGCGCCGGGCGAGTACGCGCGGCGCGAGCCACTCGCGGATCGCCAGGGTCGCCGTGTCGATGCTCTCGGGCGAGTAGTTGGGGAAGTCGCCGGCCACGCACTCGGACCAGGTCGAGGCGCCGTCGCGGTCGACCAGCTCCAGCAGCAGGATGCGCCGGGTCGTCGTGACGCCGGACGAGATGCGGAAGGGCTCGACCAGGGGCAGCCGGATCTCGCGCAGCGTGATCGAGTCGATCTGAAGGCTCATTGCGTCTCCGTTCCTTCGAGCTTCTCGAGCCGGTAGTAGTAGCGCCGGTCCAGCAACGTATGGGCGCCGTCGTTGGGACGCCAAGTGAACCCGGTCACCGCGTAGCCGCTACCGAGGTGCCCCTGAAACTGCTCCCGGGTGCGCCGCCGCCAGGCGGAGGCGTCTTCGGGCGCGG
Protein-coding regions in this window:
- a CDS encoding glucose 1-dehydrogenase, with translation MTTTATGTGAAPTFGGRTALVTGGGSGIGLAIARGLAWGGAMVALGGRRHDVVEAAAADLRALGLTSVAVAGDISSADGARRLVDEAVRELGGLDILVNCAGVYRAGPLADKDVAKPDPVDLVVDIDLKGVLFVTRAGIPHLRASGGGGAIINISSSLTQLPLADCSVYTAAKAGVDALTRNLAAELAADRIRVNAVLPGVVRTPIFETIMPPGEAAAFLEGFGNEVPLGRVGEPDDVARAVVFLCDPANDWITGALLAVDGGLSLGSG
- a CDS encoding tRNA uridine(34) 5-carboxymethylaminomethyl modification radical SAM/GNAT enzyme Elp3 produces the protein MAATIAPKRYSFEPEEHAAELGAIIGAIEKAPRFEAGDLENLLRRYPKDGRGFFSKSELIRGYRALRPGTNERMFVDRVRMKPVRTRSGVAPVTVLTKPYPCPGRCIFCPSDVRMPKSYLSSEPGAQRAAEHQFDPFRQTLSRLRSFHHTGHAVDKVELIVLGGTWSSYPEGYRIWFVLRCFEAMNRFSESLGPAAADPLARFEPEVDFRELEETVQGANARARTYNQVVSGWTAAHRGAEPQARRQVADWAELEAVQQENETAAARCVGLSLETRPDCLDRGEALFMRRLGATKVQIGVQSMDDDVLALNARGHDVDRSRRAVRLLRRMGFKIQAHWMPNLYGSTPAKDCEDFDRLFSDPDVRPDELKVYPCSLIESAELMAYHRRGDWRPYDRDELLDVLVHSLGATPRYCRLTRVIRDIPGTDIVTGNRTTNMRQVAEAEAGGRRVVCRDIRAREVGGRRVDPGELRLRRTDYEAASGREVFLEFVTDEDRIAGFLRLRLPGSAGMDATSLPELAGRAIIREVHVYGAVVGLGAREKGRSQHAGLGRRLIAEALGIAAGADFEQVAVISSVGTREYYRRLGFEGGELYQHRSARESLEASS
- the pncB gene encoding nicotinate phosphoribosyltransferase yields the protein MSALTTDLYQLTMAQGYWQHGRHLDRASFYMSMRRTPFGGGFAIAAGLEQIVSFLDGLRFEPEDIDYLRSLKGGDSRPLFASEFLDALPALDLSVSLAAVPEGTAVFAREPLLRVEAPLLVGQLIETPILNIINFQTLVATKAARLCHIAAPGQPVLEFGLRRAQGFDGALSACRAAYVGGCTATSNVQAGQRFGIPVRGTHAHSWVQAFDSEPEAFGAFAETMPNNCVLLVDTYDVDRGIENAIAIGRELERRGQRLLGIRLDSGDLLQQSRSARRRLNEAGLEDVAIVVSDNLDEKRIMELRQAGAAIDTWGVGTSLVTAAGGGALGGVYKLSAIRRAGEERWRPVFKLGAGVGKASLPGRLQVRRYRAPGGVLERDVIYTGDARTEPGTEPAPAGGRDLLTPVLDRGRLLNPLPTLEACREVVGREVAGLPVGLLDLDCQAQPPVEVAPELLELCDELAAEHRVSERSE
- a CDS encoding NAD(+) synthase produces the protein MAASDTGGAVRRFDDLYEHGFARVAVCLPRVEIGDPAANLERTLALARRADEFDAVAAVFPELNLSGYSLDDLFHQSAVLDGSKAALLELAEASRDFRTALIVGLPLLVDGAVFNVAAVVCTGRIAGIVPKTYLPNYREYYEKRYFAAAESRRSEVVSLGGEDAPFGEDLLFDVGPVPGFRFHVEICEDLWSPLPPSTHGALAGASVLFNLSASNVTIGKADYRRLLCASQSGRSVAAYVYAGAGAGESTTDLAWDSHGLIYENGERLAESERFSQEAQLVRADIDLERLAQERLRMSTFRDAARRESAAGRFRRVGVAVERPAAAVALEREIPRFPYVPADSGERDERCAEAFDIQVAGLVQRLRATGIEKVVIGVSGGLDSSHALIVCVRAVDRLGLPRANILAYTLPGFGTSSRTYENAKRLMAALGVTASEIDIRPASERMLESIDHPYSRGERGALVYDATFENVQAGERTSHLFRLANLNRGLVIGTGDLSELALGWCTYGVGDQMAHYSVNSSVPKTLIQHLIRWEVERGEFGAEASETLQSIVATEISPELVPAAEGPEADNKDDRADHPLEGEPAQSTEAVIGPFELQDFHLYYLSRYGYRPSRVAFLAHHAWGDRKRGAWLDTMPESDRREYTLAEIRHWLEVFLVRFFGTSQFKRSALPNGPKVGSGGSLSPRGDWRAPSDGGPAVWVEELRRNIP
- a CDS encoding nicotinamidase, coding for MALLPLPAGTGPNSDPYRSGEWSYNPDPNQVAIAAAEWRSRHNLTPATGDEARRVLLLVDEQRDFCLREGALYVGGRSGRGAIEDTDRVVRFIYRNLGNLTEIASSLDSHTPQQIFFSSFWVDGSGRQLDGYREVLASEVEAGSAVPNPALAGWFGDGTAEWLRRQTLDYCRRLEATGKYRLYLWPPHCFLGSEGHGLVGAVQEARLFFGYARGAETPILIKGTNPLTEYYSVLAPEVLVRHDGEELDRRNQALIDWLLGADAVIVAGQAASHCVRYTVDDLLAEMRSRYLPASRLHVLADCMSAVTVPDEAHPGEFLADFTPEVEAALQGWQEAGVHIASSGDDASDWG
- a CDS encoding enoyl-CoA hydratase-related protein, translated to MSYEFLQVEKNDHVWEVTLNRPERMNAIHPPTSQELDSVFNDFAADDDAWVAILTGAGDRAFSAGNDLKYQAEHGSKVVRAGMKGVRGGFGGITARFDLHKPMIAAVNGFALGGGFELVLACDIIIASEKATFGLPEPRVGLMAGALGVHRLPRQIPYHQAMGMLLTGRHITPQEAKELGIVNEVCAHEELLDRARAWAAQILECAPLSVRASKEAANKGLGMALEQAAGSIFPWTAQMNQSEDLVEGPKAFAEKRPPNWKGR
- a CDS encoding SDR family NAD(P)-dependent oxidoreductase, with amino-acid sequence MEIESKVAVVTGSSSGVGEATAELLASLGASVVVNYYSGAEAAERIVGSIQEGGGKAIAVQADMRKDADCRGLMESAVDAFGALHILVNNAGMTHFIAHDDLEGVTDEVWDDILGANLRGVFNCTRAAAPHMKAAGEGAVVNVASIAGIGGGGSSIPYAASKAAVIVMTKSLARVLGPEIRVNTIAPGFIEGRWLRGGLGDENYDKAQQHVSAGSPLRGVATPETCADAILALIERNVFVTGHTVTVDGGWSL
- the menC gene encoding o-succinylbenzoate synthase — its product is MSLQIDSITLREIRLPLVEPFRISSGVTTTRRILLLELVDRDGASTWSECVAGDFPNYSPESIDTATLAIREWLAPRVLARRFETPQEVSAALSEDLRGHEMAQAAIEMGAWALAATKAGQSLSSRLGGTRQRIGTGISIGIQSSPAELTDKAEKALGEGYRKIKLKIKPGQDLDYLHAVRERLGPDAPLMADANNAYTLADADHLVQLDDLDLVMVEQPLAWDDVARHAELQRRMRTPICLDESITNIARAEDMIRLRAGRIINIKPGRVAGFTASKAIHDLCESNDIPVWCGGMLESGIGRAYNVALASLPNFTIPGDVSPSNRYWARDIVSPEWTMDGDGWVDVPDRPGLGVEVDRDRIEALTVQRETLRVD